The Macaca nemestrina isolate mMacNem1 chromosome 8, mMacNem.hap1, whole genome shotgun sequence genome contains the following window.
cccaccttagcctcccaagtagcagggactacaggcacacgccaccatgcctggctagtttttgtattagcCATGGtgccaccatgttgcccaggccagtcccgatctcctgggctcaagtgatcctcccgtcttgcccttccaaagtgctaggattagaggcatgagccaccgcacctggccatatgttctctcatttgtttttttttgttttttttttttttttgagacggagtctcgctctgtcacccaggctggagtactgtggccggatctcagctcactgcaagctccgcctcccgggttcccgccattctcctgcctcagcctcccgagtagctgggactacaggcgcccaccacctcacctggctagttttttgttttttttttttagtagagacggggtttcaccgtgttagccaggatggtctcaatctcctgacctcgtgatccgcccgtctcagcctcccaaagtgctgggattacaggcttgagccaccgcgcccggcctgttctctcatttgtatgtctttgaaatatttccttATAAGAAGTGAACACACACccctgtaacacacacacacaattgggGTTGGAGGTACAAAGACCCATGGCTCTTGCAGGCATCAAGAAAAACCACCCGTTATTGTCCCATTTCAGCCAGGGTGGCACGGCTTTGCTTCCCACTACAGGTCACCACTTCCCCTCTTAGTCCCCGACTCTATCCCACAGGCCTCTGCCTGATCATACCCGGTCTTTCTCCTGCTTGATGAGCATCATCTGTCCATCCTCACCCTGCACCTCTGTCTTGATGGGCTTGATGTCCTGGGTGGGCGGCTGGCCAGGGAGGGTGTCTGGCAGCTGCAGAAACAGCAGTTCCTCCTCCTTGGTGAGGCTCAGCTCCCTGAGCAGCTCTGCCACGGATACATCCTTTGGGAGGCCTGGGGTCTTCCTGGCTGCTTTGGGAGGAGCCTTCATCTTGGCCTCTTCCTCATCTCGTGGCTCCTCTTTCACTGCCCGGGTGATAGAAATGGAATGCTATCACATGACCACCCTCCATACCAGCTCACTGTTACCAGCCCTTTGCCCCCGTCTGCTCCACTGTCACTCAGCCAGGGAGTGGGAAGGGGGCACTGGTTATAGAGAGGGGCAAGAGACAACATGTTTAAATCTCCCCTGACTTATCTAAAAAGTGACATCTGAGGCTGGGCCCACCGCTCCATGCCAACACAGGAACCCTCTGCGAGGGAGAATCGGGCATCTTTGTTCAGCTCATGTATCTTACAGCTGGGATGGGAGGACCTGCTCATGAGCAGCAGTCAGGGACACATGCAAAGGATGCCTGATGCACAGGATTCCTGGGGAGCAGCCATGGAATTGGAGATGAGAAGTTAACTGACAAGAGTACCTTTCACAGCAGGTACGTCCACCTCCATGTCTTCTTCCTTGGGGCCAGTCAGCCAAGGTTTAACATCTGGTTCgtcattttcttccttaaaaagcCACCCCGAGTGAGCCAGCGGCAGCTGCACAGGCATATTTCGAGTGTCGTTCCTCAGCCCGGGGTCATCGAGGAACTGCCAAAAAGAGCCTGGGTCATCCAGCCTGCTAGCACATGCACCTGGATCAAAGTCTGCTTTAGTCCCTTTCTAACCAAAGATTCCTGCTGCTCCCCAGGATTCCAGGACATCAGTGAGCTCTTCTGCCCCTCACCTGGCTCCCCAGAAGCCCTGTTCTACAGCCACAAGGAAGCCCCTTCCCCACAGCCTCCTGGTACCCACATCGTCCTTCTCCAGCATGCGCAAGATCTGTTTAGTTTCTtcgtctgtctctctcttctcttttttgatGTTGATGATATGAGAAGGTCCCATGTCTGATACATCCACTGTCTTATCCCAGTTCCCTGTGGGAAATCACCCAGTCACTAGGGATCAATAAGGAAGATGCCAACAGCAAGGAAAACTGAACTGGGAGCGGGGAAATTCCACTGCTCTCGCCCTTCTCTTGGGCAGTCTGAACTGAAATTCACTGATTCCTTCCTTGTACcttttttcttcatcatttcGGCTGGGCCCTGCTCAAAGATGGAGTGAGACTGGATCACTTCTGGGCGGCCTCGTCCTCGTCCATGCCCCTCTCGCTGTCGGTCTCTGTCCCTTTCACGCTTCTCCTTCTTGACAGTTACTTCTTCCTTGGGCCTGGAAAAAAGAATGGATTAAGGGAAACCACTCACTCACTGTGTCTCCAAAAACTGGCCTTACTCTCccataccacttcactccaagACAGCGGAGAGTTTGAGCCAATAATTACACCATGAGAAGCAGAATCCAATCCTAATTCTAGCACTTTTCTCACTTCCTTGATGAGGCAGGATTTTTTCAGTTTGCTTTACTTTACGTTCTTGTCCAAAAATGTAGATTTTTGTTTGCATTGGGACTGAAAGCAGGAaggcagaaatgcaaaggaaCTTCAGGGAAAGCGTGATACATCTTTGTTTAAACTATTGGCTCTCAACTCGGGCCATCAAAGAGAATCACTCCATTCTACTGCCAACAAGTTAAATCACGATTTCTAGAGATGGAACCCTAGacaccagtattttttttttttaaagcttaaacattagaatcacctaggaGCCAGGGTTGAAAATCACTAGTGAAAAGAACTaaagatataaatttaaattttggagCCACAAACCTACTTATTTCTCCCCAAAGCCCCAAATTCAGAGCAAGTAAATAAGGGGCAAGTATTCAGAAGGACTAGCTACTTACTCTTCCTTGATCTTCCGACTGATGATATTTGGGGTGAAGGTTTTCTGAAAGCAAAATACAGGAGTCACTGATGTGTTAGGTCCTGACCCCAAAgtacagaggaaaataaaaattcccaACGGGCATCTTCTACAGACCACGGCCACCATGACTCTCTTTGGCACATTCCACAGTGCTGTCAGTTTTATAGATACACGTGTGCCTGAAAAGGAGGAACGTCATGGTGTGGTGGCAGTGGAGTTATGCATAGAAGAAAGGGGCACCAAAAACCATTTTTAACCAGCAGCCTTAGGAAAGAAGATCCTGAAAGAAGGTCCTCTGGGACTTCTAAAAGCAAAGGAATTTCTCTGGTCTCACCTCTTATCTTCAAACTGCTATAGAGACCAGTCAGTATCATGGGGAAACATCTCTAGCAGCAAGGACTAAGTAGGGAAGGCCACAGATCTGCCAATACTCTCAATCACTGTTGGCAGTGTTTTTCCATATTTTCCAAGGCAAAGTTAGGTTTCTAAAGACTGCTTTatgtccaggcgtggtggctcacgcctgtaatcccagcactttgggaggccaaggcaggtggatcatgaggtcaggagttcaagatcagcctggccaagatggtgaaaccccgtctctactaaaaactacaaaaattagccaggtgcggtggcaggcctctgtaatcccagctactcgggaggctgagggaggagaatcgcttgaaccccaggaggtggaggttgcagtgagctgagatggtgcctctgtgctacagcctgggcgacagaaagagactctgttaaaaacaaaacaaacaaacaaaaaaaactgctttatttggccgggagcggtggctcacgcctgtaatcccagcactttgggaggccgaggtgggtggatcacaaggtcaggggttcaagaacagcctggccaacatggtgaaaccttgtgtctactaaaaataacaaaaatcagctggacatggtggcgggcacctgtaatcccagctactcaggaggctgaggcaggagaatcgctcaaacccgggaggcagaggttgcagtgagccaagatcatgccattacactccagtttGGGGGACAAgggcgagacttcgtctcaaaaaaaaaacccaaaaacctgcTTTATTCTTCTGTCATCCTGTCCCCACCCCTTTCTGGGCTACTCTTGACATCCACAGTCATATACACATGGGACAGCCCACAGAGCCTCGAATGCCATGCCTAGGATTCATGATACTCTAGATAACAAGTTTGCACACTGAGATGGTGAATTCTGAACGCTCTAAGACTGTGAAGTTTATGCCTGCCTGGCTTTCATGGGTTTCTTAAAGATGTCCAAACACACAATAAGAGTAAATAAACACTGTTCAAATTACTTTTGAACGACTTTAACTTATTAGGATTCTCTGTCTTTCAACCACCTCTGGGACTCATTTCAACATTTTGTACTCAGTACCTAGATTTGAAGATAGGACAGGCTCCCTAGAATTTAAAGAGGGGTAGGCTTGAGGCCCAACGACActcctgacacatagtaggccctACACAAACATCAGTTGAATGCCGGGGCTTGGAATTCAAGGTAGTTGAGTTTCTTTAGAAACGCGCCGTTGGATACCTTCTTGACTCCCCCGAGGGTGAGGTCCCTGGAACGGATGGAGGGAAGGCGGCCGGGGGTGAGAGGAGGCGCCGGCCGCCGCCCGATGAGCCCCCGGGCCCCAGTCAGGAGGGGTCGGGgccctcccggagtgctgggctCGCCGGCGGCGTTTCCTTCCGACATGTTGCCTGGGAGAGAAGGGGGGACGAGATTACCAGAGTGGACTGACACGCGGACCCTGGCGGAACCCAACCCCCTTGCTTTCCGGTCCCCCAGTCGGTGCGTCCCTCCAGTGGCCTCTCAGCTCCTCCCCTCCCACGTGGCGAGATTCCCGGGACCACCCAGGTGAGAGCCTTTGGCTCGCGACACGCCCTCTCTCCAGGAACCCCGCCCAGGAACCAGGCAGGGACGCACCCGGGCCGCGGCTCCACACCGCGCGTCACCACTTCACCTGCGACGCGACCCGCTGCCAGCTTTAGGTCTCCGCACCGGGCGGAAGTCTGCGTGGCACCGCCTGGGCGCTGCCATCTTGGCACGGGCCGGATGTGACGTTTCGGGGGCGGGACTGGGCCACAGTATTTATCAGGCGGCGCTTCGCTCCCCTCCGCCTTCTCTTCCCGGTTCTTCCCGGAGTCGGGAAAAGCTGGGTTGAGAGGGCGAAAAAGGATGAGGGAACCGGTCTGGGCTACGCTATGTGGCGGTGCTCGGGGGTCTTGGCCCCCGGGCGGTGGCGTGGAGGTGCCGAGATCAGGGTCGCGGGTCTTGTCGGCCGCCAAGCCGCAATGTGAGGCTTCGCCTCGGCGGAGCCCCTGGGAGCTTGGGGGTAGCTGCTCGGGATGGGACGAGGGGCGCGGCACAGAGAGCGAGACCTGGACTTAGAGTCGGGGAGTCTTGGGCCGTGCCGAGCCCTGTCTGCGGGTTCTCCATGGTGACCTTGGAGTGGTCACTACCTCCGGGCAGCGACCTAGCCCACTCTCGGGGACCCCTTCCCTGTGCTCCTGGTGGAGTCCTGGGGTGAGGCTGTGAGGGCAGCGTTGGAACAGCCGTAGTGGACCAACTGGTGCCCAGTCACACCCGCTTGGGATCACGAAGGCGGTGGCCCTCGGGTGCGCTCTTGGTCAAAGCCTGGACAGAATCGGAATACCAAGTTTGCTCTACTGCTGGAGGAATTTAAAGAACTTTTATTGACTCCAGCGTTTGTGATATAAAAAGTGTCGTTTAATGTTATCTCCCATCCCCCAGACCGTATAAAAACATTATTACGGGGAGTTTGAGGAAAGGAAATCGTTTCTACCAGAATGCCACGTAGAGTACTACTATTAAAAATTTTGTAATGTGTCTAGTAGTCTTCACAGAGTTGTATCACAATTTcgtatcctttttcttttctttttttgaggcgaGGTTTCTGCatacagcaacctctgcctcccagcctcaagccatgctcccacctcagcctcccaagtagctgggactctaaatacatgccaccacgcccggctaatttttttttttcttttttctttttcttttttctttcttttttttttttttttttttgtatttttggtagagacgggatttcactgtgttgctcacactggtcttgaactcctgagctcgagtgatgccacccgcctcggcctcccaatgtgctggggttacaggcgtcagccactgcgcctggcctgtatcCTGCTTTTTCAAATAACATTTCTCTGTTACGGCATCAAAGACTGCATAGTTCTCCAGTGGCTGTATCATGATTTAAGTATTTCcctgattgtttcttttttccctgttttAAATAATGCTGTAGTGAATATCTGGTACATTCGACGTGCTTTTTTTcgattttgttttggtttttgttttctttcggATTATATTCCTGGGATAGATTTCCCGTCCTGGGATAACTGGCCAAAAGaaggtggggttttttttgtttttttttgttttgttttgttttgttttgttttaaagtaaatatttgggatgggcttggtggcttacgcttgtaatcccagtgctttgggaggcggaggtgggaggatcgcttgaaagGCTCAGCAGttcgagattgcagtgagctacgatccagcccccacactccagcctgggtgacacagcaagaccctatctctagaaacattttttaaattaaactttttattttgagaacatGGTAGATTCATGTAGAGTTGTAAGAAACCATGTAGAGAGATCCCAAgtattgtttattcattttccccCAGTAGTAACATCTTGCCATCAGAATATTGACATTGGTGCAGTCAAGATACAAGAAGtttccatcaccacaaggatTCCTCTAGCTGCCCTTTTATAGCCACActtccctccccccacctcctcccaccactaatctgttttccatttctgccATTTTGGTATTTCAAaagtgttatataaatggaatcgtacAGTATGTGACTTCTTGGGATTGCTTTTTTCACTCGGCATTGTTCCCCGGAGATCATCCAAGTTGTTGCGTGTATCAATAGTTCGTTCCCTTTTATTGCAAAGTATTTATTCAtggtttgtttaaccattcaccctCTGAAAGACATCTGGGTGGTTTTCCGTTTGGGGTTATTATGGATAAAGCTGCTGTGAAAATACATGTACAagattttgtgtgaacataagtttttatttctctgggataattGCCCATGAGTGCAATCATTGGGTCATGTGGTAGTTGTATCTTAGTTTTAcaagaaactgccaagctgttttccacagtggctgtaccattttgtacATGCACATTTTATGGTTCTTCATTCATATTGCTAAATTGCTTTCAAAAAGGATTGTgcggccgggcctggtggctcacgccagtaatcccagcactttggaaggccaaggtgggcagatcacttgaggtcaggagttccagaccagcctggccaacatggcgaaaccccgtctctactaaaaatacaaaaattagctgggtgtgatggtgcatgcccataattccagctacttgggaggctgaggcacgagaatcacttgaaccggggaggcggaggttgcagtgagctgcgatcacgccattgcactccaacctgggcgacagggggacagtctgtctcaaaacaccaaaaacaaacaaactccacaaaaaaaaaataaaaaagattgtgCTGAAATACATCAACACTaagaatgtgtgtatatacaataatcaaatgtatacacatatacacacattgtGGGCTTTTGATGGAGTCCTGGGTGAGGCTATGTGGGCAGCCTTGGAACAGCCACAATGGGTCAACCGGTGCCTAGTCACACCCATCCTGGGCTCACAGCAGTGGCCCTCATGTGCACTCATTGTCAAAGCCTGGAAGGAATCTGAATACCAAGTTTGCTCTACTGTTGGAATTTAAAGAACTTTtattggctaggtgtggtggctcatgcctgtaatgccagcactttgggaggccgaggcgggtggatcacctgaggtcaggagttcgagaccagcctggccaacgtggtgaaaccctgtctctactaaaagtacaaaaattagccaggcgtggtggcgggcatcagtaatcccagctacttgggaggttgaggccggagaatcgcttgaacccaggagaaggagattgcagtgcgccaagattgggccattgcactccagcctgggcgacaagagcaaaactccatctgaaaacaaacaaacaggctgggcgcagtggctcacacctataatcccagcactttgggaggccaaggtgggcggatcacaaggtcaggagttcgagactagcctgaccaacatggtgaaaacccatctctactaaaaatacaaaaattagctgggcgtggtggcatgcgcctgtaatcccagctacttgggaggctgaggcaggagaataggttgaatccgggaggcggatgttgcagtgagccgagatcgcgccactgcactccagcctgggagacagaggaagactccgtttcaaaaaaaaaaaaagaacttttattgactttgaaatttattgactccgtacacacacacacacacacacacacacacgcacacacaggtaGTACAtaagaatatataattttagggtgtagtggcacccacctgtagtgccagctacttgggaggctgaggtgagaggatcgattgatcccaggaggtggaggctgcagtgagctctgattgtgctactgtactccagcctgggagacagaggagaccttgtctcaaaaaaacaaacaaaaaagagaatatataattttttgtccACATCCTTTTGAGTATTGgctcttaaaatttaaaactttgtttgccaatttactaatattttgttgttgctttctaaACAGACCTTTTTCAACTTCTTTCTGCATGTTGATTTTACAATAATCAAACCAAACCTATACCCTTTTCCTGTTCCCTACAGAGCTACACGCAACAGCCCTTAGTTTCTAATTAGAGCACTGGGTGAAATAGCTTTGATTTCATTCTGTTGGGCTTTGAAGTTCACCAAGTAGTAGCTTTCctggtttattttgtatttttaaaagtacactcattcattttagaaaatttggaaaaatttaaaaagcactgaGAAGAAAAAGCTATCCATTATTATCCCATCAAATGTTTTATGTACTTGAAGtcatttttctatgcatttagatttttttttttttttttttgagatggagtctcgctgtgttacccaggctggagtgcagtggcacgatctcggctcactgcaagctcctcctcccgggtttacgccattctcccacctcagcctctgagtagctgggactacaggcgcgcaccaccacgcccggttaattttttgtatttttagtagagacagggtttcaccatgttagccaggatggtcttgatcttctgacctcgtgatccgcccgcctcggcctcccaaagtgctgcgattacaggcttgagccaccgagcctggccgcatttagattttttttaattgggataTTTTACACAGGggtcttttaacatttttatctatttatttattttgaggccaggttatgagactggctagtttttgtatttttggtagagtcggggttttgccatgttgcccaggctagtcttgaactcctgggctcaatccatctgcccacctctacctcccaaagtgttgggattacggacgtgagccactgtgcccagctgagctTAGTTCGTTGTTAAAAACgttttattttcacaaatatcATAATAAAGACAATAATCTCATTGTAATTTAACAAACTCTTAAGAACAAATACAGTCTTCTAGGTCTAAATGCAGGTTTAAAAGGTATAACAGATTCTGTCAAAAATCTGTTCtcgtgaatttttttttttttagacggagtcttgctctgttgcccaggctctagtgcaatggcatgatctcgactcacttgcaacctctgcctcccaggttcaagcaattctcctgcctcagcctcccaagtagctgggattacaggtgcgcgccactacgtccggctactttttgtgtttttaatagaggtggggtttcacaatgttgaccaggctggtctcaaactcctgaccacaggtgatccacctgcctcagcctcccaaagtgctgggattactggcatgagccactgcgtccggcctttttttttttttttttttccctgaaacatggtcttgccctgtcgcccacgctggagtacagtggctactCACAgctacagtcatagctcactgtagcctgcaactcctgggctcaagggatcctcctgcctcagcctcctgtgtagctgggactacaggtgtgcaccaccatacccaactatttttaattattttgtagagacagaatctcactatgttgcgtaagctggtttcaaactcatgggttcaagcgatctacCCCCTTTGGCAttccaaagtgttggaactacaggcgtgagccatggcgcctggcctccTGTGAATTCTTCACggacattaaaaatgaataagaagcTGTTTTGAATATGTATTGGTAGAGTAAAAGGAATGTGAGATACGAGAACGCTATCCAAGTTCAAGCTATTACATGTTCTCTGTGTAATTTGTCCTTGTTTATTTGCATCATTTTGCTGGCCATTCATTTGCTGGTTCCTCCTTATCGCCTTGACGCTTACATGTTGGAGAGCTCTAGAATTCTGTCcttggggccgggtgtggtggatcagacctgtaattccagcactttgggaggccgaagtgggctgatcacgaggtcaggagatcgagactatcctggctaacatagtgaaaccccgtctctactaaaatacaaaaaattagctgtgcgtggtggtgcgctcttatagtcccagctactttggaggctgaggcaggggaaccacttgaacccaggaggcggaggttgcagtgagccgagattgtgccgttgcactccagcctgggcaacaagagcgagactccatctaaaaaaaaaaaaaaaaaaagaattctgtccTTGGAattctttcctattttctctaTACTAACTCCCATGACAATGGTCCAGTTTCTCAGCTTCAAGTGTACTGTATGCTGATCACTCCTAAGGGCTCATCTCTAGTCCAGTGCTTCCTGAACCCCTGATGTGTCTCTGCCTATTCCATACCTCCAGTTGGATGTCTGCTTGGGCATCTCAAAACCTATGTCCAcatccaaactttttttttttgaaacagggtcttgccctgtcgcccaggctggagtgcagtgacatgatttccacttactgcaacctccacctccctgattcaagcaattctcctgcctcagcctcctaagtagctgggattacaggcacgtgccaccacacccagctaatttttgtgtttttagtagagatggggtttcaccatgttggccaggctggtctcgaactcctgacctcaagtgatccacctgcctcgacctcccaaagtgctgggattactggtgtgagccactgcacctggccacatccACACTTTTTTGATCTTTCTCCTCAAGCTACTTCTTCAAAGTGgtccccatctcagtaaatggtagcTGCATCCTGCTAGTTGTTCAAATTAAAAAtcttgcaggtttttttttttttttttttttgagacggagtctcacgctgttgcccaggctggagtgcagtggcgcgatctcggctcactgcaagctccgcctcccgggttcccgccattctccggcctcagcctcctgagtagctgggactacaggcgcccgccaccgcgcccggctaatttttttttgtatttttagtagagacggggtttcactgtggtctcgatctcctgaccttgtgatccgcccgcctcggcctcccaaagtgctgggattacaggcttgagccaccgcgcccggccagatttttttttttttttaatgacacaaGATCTTtcttattctgtcgcccaggctggagtgcagtggtgtgatctcagctcactgcagcctcaacctcccaggctcaagtgattctcccaccttagcctctcaggtagctgggactataggcgcacagcaccatgcctggct
Protein-coding sequences here:
- the LOC105482083 gene encoding DNA-directed RNA polymerase III subunit RPC4, producing MSEGNAAGEPSTPGGPRPLLTGARGLIGRRPAPPLTPGRLPSIRSRDLTLGGVKKKTFTPNIISRKIKEEPKEEVTVKKEKRERDRDRQREGHGRGRGRPEVIQSHSIFEQGPAEMMKKKGNWDKTVDVSDMGPSHIINIKKEKRETDEETKQILRMLEKDDFLDDPGLRNDTRNMPVQLPLAHSGWLFKEENDEPDVKPWLTGPKEEDMEVDVPAVKVKEEPRDEEEAKMKAPPKAARKTPGLPKDVSVAELLRELSLTKEEELLFLQLPDTLPGQPPTQDIKPIKTEVQGEDGQMMLIKQEKDREAKLAENACTLADLTEGQVGKLLIRKSGRVQLLLGKVTLDVTMGTACSFLQELVSVGLGDSRTGEMTVLGHVKHKLVCSPDFESLLDHKHR